The sequence below is a genomic window from Lodderomyces elongisporus chromosome 2, complete sequence.
AGAGGAGCTCAACttataaaaagaagtagaagcATAGCTTTACAATATTCAAAAAGGTTGGTGATTTGTTCATTTGTTTtaatgttgttttttttgttgttgttacttgttctattttccaaaggttttgcaaccaaaatggaagaagaaaaaaaaaaaaatatttatcatcaacatcatcaataagGTCCATCCAGTTCAAAAGTTTTCACACTTtatacttcttcttcttcttcttcttcttcttctttttccttttgtttttctttttttgcatctTGTTTCATACCATTATATTTGCTTTGCTCTTGATATACAAGCTTCTGGTCAACAAATAATAATTCAAAAGTACAATCCATCAATGAATAAAGAGACAAAGGAGAAGATCccaatttcaaaacttgTTATACTCGCACCTTTTACCCAAGTAGctacacaatttactctaACAATTACTAAAGGcagtactactactactacttgtttaataaagaagaaaatataattgaaaggaaaagttCTCGCTTCATCATAATcgatatatgtatatatgagCCGCAACATTCCAATTTAGGAAACCAACTTTACtctaaagaaacaaaaggataaagagagaaggagagagagagagagaaaaattaaGCAGACACTCTATTCTTGTATGCTTGTGCGAGTATgtgaaaagagaagaagaagaaggagaagaagaaggtcaaaaaaaaaattaaattgtACAGattaaattttctttttctttttttttttttttttttttttttttcaaaagtgtGAATCATCGAACTTGGCATCCAACACTTGATACACACACCCACTCTTTGAAAACATTCAACCtccatttttcaaaaacacaCCTACCTAGCTACCTAGCTACCTACGTACCCCaccttatatatatatatttttcttttgaccTACACTATGTCAGATTTACTGTCAAAGATTCTTAAGTTGGTAGATTCCAATAATGGAGTTATTCAAAACACATTACAAGCACCCGAACTCGCCAACATAGATTCCAACACATTACACTCGGCATTATCTTCGCTATGGTCGAAAGAAATGGTGAACTTCACCAAGATTGAACAAGACCAATGGGTTTTGACCAAAGAGGCCGAGGAGTACCTCAAGGCCGGAGCCACCCCGGAAgtgcaagttgttgatgaagtaTTGAAGGCATTGGAAGGcttgactatatcacagtTGAAGGAAAAATTGGGACCAGTGGGAATCGTGGGCCAAGGTAAAGCCTTTAAGAATAAGTGGTTAAGCAAGGATGGAGACAAACTTATTGCACAAGTCAAAGATTTACCAACCGATTTCGTTTTGCAAGAACTTGAAACAATCAAGAAAACTGGTTCACTAGACGACAAGAAGGAACTTgtagaattgaaaaagagaaaattgatcaatttgatgaaaattGTAGGATACAAAATCGAGAAAGGACCCAAGTTTGCCCTCGAGATTGTTAATTTGGAAACAGATATCACCTCCGACATGATTATGAACCAATCTTGGAAAACAGCACAATTCAAGCCATACAACTTCAACTCGGAAGGTGTTTACCCACAATCAGGTGCATTGCATCCATTAAACAAAGTTAGAGAAGAATTTAGacaaatctttttttccatgGGCTTCACGGAAATGCCCTCTAACCAATATGTTGAATCTGGATTTTGGAACTTTGATACCTTGTTTGttccacaacaacaccCAGCAAGAGATTTGCAAGACACTTTTTACTTGAAAGATCCAGTCAAGGCCAAGGAACCTGAAGACAAGGAATACTGGAACAATGTGAAACAAGTGCACCAAGAAGGTAAATACGGCTCCATCGGTTATAGGTATCCATGGAGTGCCGACGAATCGTTGAGAATGGTTTTAAGAACTCATACTACTGCCATTTCATCAGCATTATTGTACAAATTGGCCCAAGACCCTAAACCAACAAGATTGTTCTCCATCGATAGAGTCTTTAGAAACGAAGCCGTTGATGCTACACACTTGGCCGAATTCCACCAAGTTGAAGGTGTTATTGCTGGTTACGACATCACGTTGGGTGACTTGATTGGTTTTATGGATGATTTCTTTGGCAAGATGGGCGTTGACAACTTGAGATTCAAAGCTGCTTATAACCCATACACCGAACCATCTTTGGAAATCTTTGCTTACCACAAGGGCTTAAAGAAATGGGTTGAAATTGGTAACTCGGGTATGTTTAGACCAGAAATGTTGGAAACCATGGGCTTGCCATCCAACTTGCGTGTCTTGGGTTGGGGACTTTCTTTGGAAAGACCAACCATGATCAAGTACGGCGTTTCCAATATCAGAGAGTTGTTGGGCCACAAAGTCTCTTTGGACTTTATCGAGTCTAATCCTGCTGCTAGATTGGATGAGTTGTTGTAGATGTTTATAGACCagtttaaattttttttttttcttcttcatatGTTAATTCATagatatatgtatgtatgtatattcTTTCTGAACAAGATGTGAAAAGAATCATTTCAACAACCTCCATCTATTtaatttctcttcttttgcatTAGTGACTTTGatgttttctatttataaatatagtggaaaaaagaacttAAACATAAGAGAATAGCACTAGATATCATTAATATACCTTACAATATGTGGAGGTTTACCAgatatttttcatttacgTAGGATTACACCGCATAATAGTAAAATGTACGTTATTcatgtatatatagagaaaggacaaaaagagagaaccaaacgcaaaaaaatttaatagtagaaagaatcaaagaaaattgaaaccaaacttttttttttatggaaaaaaaaagatacataccagcaacagcattaaaaaaaaagattaggAAAGAAGGGACGAAAGAAAGGTCGAAACAGAGTAAATAACAATTACTGGACATTTGcaagaagagaaaggaaaagaaaatttttaaaaaaaaacacacaacaAATACAATCCACATTACTTTGTTCAAATTATCTTATGTCGAACCAAGAAACCGAAAATACACCCACTCTGCTGGCCGTTCAACAATCTGTTGGTGGTCCAAGGGAAACTACAGCGGAACCTTTGAATGaagcaacaaaaattacaaaaatcACTAAAGCAACATCAGCAGAAAATGCACCATCAATAGTCGAACACACTTGTCATTGGAAAGACTGCCCCGACCCTAACCATACCAATCTCGCCAATCTTGTTCACCACGTCAATAGTATCCACGTAGGCCCACCAGCTGCAACTCCCAACACGATAAAATATACTTGTTTCTGGCAGGGTTGTGCACGTTACGGTAACGATCAACCCAGCCGATTCGCTTTAATCTCGCATTGTAGAACACATACTGGAGAGAAACCGTATTTCTGTCCCATTCCAGAATGCGAAAAG
It includes:
- the FRS2 gene encoding Phenylalanyl-tRNA synthetase, beta subunit, cytoplasmic (BUSCO:EOG09261RU1) — encoded protein: MSDLSSKILKLVDSNNGVIQNTLQAPELANIDSNTLHSALSSLWSKEMVNFTKIEQDQWVLTKEAEEYLKAGATPEVQVVDEVLKALEGLTISQLKEKLGPVGIVGQGKAFKNKWLSKDGDKLIAQVKDLPTDFVLQELETIKKTGSLDDKKELVELKKRKLINLMKIVGYKIEKGPKFALEIVNLETDITSDMIMNQSWKTAQFKPYNFNSEGVYPQSGALHPLNKVREEFRQIFFSMGFTEMPSNQYVESGFWNFDTLFVPQQHPARDLQDTFYLKDPVKAKEPEDKEYWNNVKQVHQEGKYGSIGYRYPWSADESLRMVLRTHTTAISSALLYKLAQDPKPTRLFSIDRVFRNEAVDATHLAEFHQVEGVIAGYDITLGDLIGFMDDFFGKMGVDNLRFKAAYNPYTEPSLEIFAYHKGLKKWVEIGNSGMFRPEMLETMGLPSNLRVLGWGLSLERPTMIKYGVSNIRELLGHKVSLDFIESNPAARLDELL